In the Arachis stenosperma cultivar V10309 chromosome 8, arast.V10309.gnm1.PFL2, whole genome shotgun sequence genome, AAAGTTACTAATTGTATTGGAGAATAAAGTAAGAAACCAAGTTAggttcttgaaaaaaaaagttaggtTAGTTTAGTGATTAGCTCATTAGTCCGCTTAAGTAAGTGTCGTAGATTTAAATTCCTCCTTGTGCATGTAGCAATTCCTTAGTTAGCTGCAAACCCTTAAATAAAGTTTTGATCCGACACAGATTAATTATTGACCCGTCAGATTGGAACGCTGGGAGATATAgtgaaaaaacgaaaaaaaaaaatggagaataTATTAAATTGTTATTTTAACATTTAAGATTATAGTGTTAGTGATGAACAATTGCTTGCGAGGTGCAGGGGAGACAGATTTCCTGAGGCCTTATGGTACTGAGCTACTAGAATCCTGTATTGAGCCTATGATCATCCATCATCCCAAAGGTCATACCATTCCAAGATTAGGTAAGCTCTTATAAATAGATATCTCTGTATTATGTGTTTCTATAAATTATATGagtttaattattatgtttcacttttattaaatttttaattatgtctttatattttaaaaatttgtaattcactttttatattagataaaaaaatttaattagatctatttaatttattttttactaaaaaatataaaatattcattttttGTACTTGATGTTAAATtatgaaatattttaaaaacaaatattttaaaagtattatttttaaaaaataactaataagaatttaattataaattctaattttaaaataaaaatttgtaaaataagagaatctaattaaaaatttgataaaactgTATATACTACCAGAAAAATCAAACCAATATGTGtaacattattattatatagGGGTGTTGAATAACACATTAATAATGCTCTGTCTCTGTTTTTTCCTTTCAGATCCAGAGAGTTTGAAGACCACCATGAGTTTCATCAAAAGAATAAAAGATGTGGTTGAAAATGAGCAATGAATTTAGACAAGTGCCCGTGCaagtaatcaaattttaatctaAGCTTTGACAAACAGAACAATTAGTAATAATTCAGATATACATACGCATACTATATAGGCCCAAGAAGACATATATATAGGTTTCACTATACAGTATACACTGCCAACTAATGGCTGCTTCATACTTCTTAATGTACCATTGATTTATCATGTTAAGGGTAACTATTTATCATTGAGTTAATACTCTTGTACCATTCATACTTCTTaatgtataataaaaaatattcaatttgaaaaaaatctaTTCCATGTAAAAATATCAAATGGTTCTCTCCtggaattgaatttgaatttaattggcGTAAGATTGAATATTAATCTGGACTCCTAATGAGCATGGTTTTAAAAACTGGACTGGCCGGTCGAATCGGTTTAATAAAAAACCGACAATAAAAAAGTTCGTTAGAGAAAAAACCATTTAAAAACCGTCGAACGGGCCGATTACTGACCGGTTGGATCGGATTGGTAACTGTCTGGTTCGTGTAAAGCGACGCCGTTTTGtttatttggaaaaaaaaaaaaaaaaaaaaacagattcGTGAACCACCCCCCCCCCTCTTCCCCCAAATCATTCGTGCACTCCCTGGAAACCTCTGAAGCCAAGGAAAACCCTAGCCCTTCATCGCCGCCGCCGTCCCCAGGTCCTCAGCGCTGCCGCTGCTTCCTCTTCCCCGTGTCGTTTTCATCTTCCTCTTCCCCAGGTAGCTCGGCACGTCGTTTTCATCTTCGCTGGCTTCTCGGCACGGAACCCAGGTTAGTGGCCCTGCTTTCAATTCTTCGCCTCCGCttcttccttttaatttctgaatgttcggtcttcttcttcgtttgaagttctgaaattgttgttcaatttttgttatatttttcttgtAATGTTTTGTAAATTGTAATTGTCTGCTGCTGATGGATCTGTCTCGTATTTGCTGGTTGCTGAAGgctgtaaaattttttttcaaatttactGATGGCTCGATGGCTCTGTTAGTCTGTTGCTTTCAATTCTTTGCTCTGTTACTGATGGCTCGATGGCTCTGTTAGTTGCTGATGgctcttaatttttttgttcaaatttaCCGATGGCTTTGTTTGTAGTTGCTAGTTTGGCTGGGTGAAGGTTTAGTGTTTTGGAATGTTTTATAATGTGCTAATGTTTGTAATTGCTGGCTTTGTTTGTAATTGCTGGGGGAAGGTTTAGTGTTTTGTGATTATTGGTTAATGTTTTGGTGTAGTGTTCTCTCTTTTCCAGATTTCCCTTCTCCCTGTATTTCTGCATGTTGCTGAATTGGTAATCAATAAATTTGCCTTTTTGCTGTAAATCGGGACTTTACTAGGATTTGTTAAAATTTGTTGCTGTAACTTGAATttgttgctgaatttgttgCTTCCCAGTCACAGAATGCTCAGTCAGTGCTTGATTGATtggctttgctcactgattgtatttgatgataaattttaaattgataacttttaaattttaaatttgcacTGCCTATGTTACTGATTCACTGTTCTTTCAGTgctttttgttgttgttaatcaTTGTGATGAGCTTTGTTAAAATTTGCACTGCCTATATTACTGAGTGTTCCTTCCGTgctttttgttgttgttaatcaTTGTGATGAACTTTGTTAAAATTTGCACTGCCTATGTTACGGATTCACGGATTCACGGATTCATCCCTCTCGTCATTACCATTGGCATGAACTCCGAACCAAAACCCCAATTCTCTGGATAAAATTGTAACGAAAGATGATTGGGATTTTTTCTTCTACTTAAGGTATGAACCAGAATGATGAGGCCAAGTTGTGAATACACAAGTGTCAACGGACTATAATATATATTGAGTTTGTGACATTAGAAGGGtgtaataataacaataatggaaTCATGTTATTTGAATATTGAGGTTTAACATTTAAACTCTCAGCTTCTCAGCCCTGTTTGATTCTTCATCTCAGGCAATTGAATCGAATCAACCAGgccttccttttctttttcttttagttggttcttaatttttctaatatatgtAGCTTTCTGAATCAAGTGGATCAGATTATGTGGTTTTCTTGATTTGGGATATTTTCAGAGACGCATTAGAAGagctattttattattatgtttgcTATAATAATATTCACATGTTCTGTATGCTTGTGATTGTTTCGGTGTTTACATTTTCTTTCCAAGTCACTTGCTGTGGTTGTTCTTTGAGTCAAGgctttgtatgtgtgtgtgaGAATATGTTTGATAATGTTGAATGCTGTTGCATCTAATAGGACTTCTTGGAGTACCCTCATCTTTGGTcctttataatttatttattattttattctaaaatggTTTCTCTGGTTGAACCACCGGTTGAACCAAtgaaccagtgaaccagtgACTAAAGCAGTTTGATGACCGGTCCGGTTTTTAGAACCTTGCTAATGAGAGATGCAGAAGAGGAAGAAATTAAGCGATGCTTTCATTGGTGCGCAAGGGAAGAAGCAGCATCATGACGTCATGCTCTCTATTCCTTActtcttttaattattactCACTCCCTCTTCTTTCTCATTCTCGTTACAACACTCTCTCACGCGCCCCTACACTCTCACGCGCCCTGGCTTATCCGCAACCCTTTCCCGCAACCATGCTGCCTCCTGGATTTCGCGCTCTTTCTAACAACTTCTCAACAACCACTGAAGCTTCTGGAACCATGGACTCTTCTGTCTCAGTTACTTACCTCTCGCAGCGCCAAGCCGCCGAGATCGACGACACTCTCATGGGCCCTCTTGGCTTCTCTGTCGACCAGCTCATGGTTGCTCTCACCTTCcaccattttttttaattttattttaatgctTAACGAGTTCCGTTTTTCTGAAACTTGCAATTTGTAGGAATTGGCTGGTTTGAGCGTCGCTACTTCCATTGCTGAGGTATTTATTCCTTTCAAATTACTGGTTTCATTCGTAATTCATTTCATTAGAGGAGAATTCCTGATAGTTTTGTTATGCCTCTGATTGCCATTTACATTCGATAATTCAACCTGTTTAAATTCTTGTTGATTTAGGAATGAGCACAAGTTTTTGTTAATCTAGTGTAGTACCAAGTTATGGAGTTACCTTAAAGGAAATGTAGTTGGAATATAAATAAGATGTGTTCTTAGCTAAAATTGATTTAACATCACAGGTTTACAAACCAGGCGAGTATAACCGTGTTCTTGTCATATGTGGTCCTGGTAACAATGGTGGCGATGGTTTGGTGGCCGCTCGTCACCTGCACCATTTTGGTTATAAGCCCTCGGTCTGCTACCCCAAGCGCACCCCGAAGCCTCTTTATGAAGGGTTAGTTACTCAGGTAGGATGGAACTCAACTTGTGAAAGTTTTGAACAGACTATTTTTCAGTTTGTATCTCTTTTCTTGTTATTTCTTTGGTTTTATGGTTTATTATGAGCTGCAACAAATCTCATATGAAATGTTGATGCTGTAGCTCGAAGCTCTGTCAATCCCTTTCTTGTCAGTGGAAGATCTACCTTCGGACTTGTCAAGTGACTTCAGCATTCTAATTGATGCGATGTTCGGATTCTCATTTCATGGTAGTTTATATTGTGTCTTCTAATATTGTTTGTCATTCATAAATACCTGCATCATTCTTTGTTTTATTAACTCAAGCTTTGAGTTTATAACCAGTGTGTAAGTTTTGGAATAAACAGTAGCATTTTATTGATTCGCTACTTTCTTATTTTGCAGGTTCTCCAAGACCTCCTTTTGATGATTTGATCCAAAGATTTGTTACCTTACAAAATTATAATCAAAGTGGCCCGAAAAGATCAGTTATTGTCTCTGTAGATATTCCATCTGGATGGCATGTCGAAGAAGGAGATATAAATGGTATAGGCCTTCAACCTGATATGCTGGTATGCTTCTCATATATATATCTTTCTCACTGTTTGTTGCTTTAACCGCTGAGATTTTAACCACTGATATTTGGATGTAATATATTGatatttcattatttcttgTATATATACAAGTTGTGTTTCGATTGAATGACTGCCTCATCTCCTTGTGGTTTATGAAGATTTCTTTGACAGCTCCGAAATTATGCGCAAAGAAGTTTAGTGGTCCTCACCACTTTCTAGGAGGTAGATTTGTCCCACCTGCTATTGCAGAAAAATATAAGCTTTTACTTCCACAATATCCTGGAACTTCCATGTGTGTCCGAATTGGAAAGCCGCCTAAAATTGATATTTCAGCTCTAAGAGAGAACTATATCTCTCCAGAGTTTCTTGAAGAGCAAGTGGAGGCAGACCCCATTAATCAGGTAAAGTGGTTGTTGGTGCTTTTCTCCTCTATTGGTGGCTAATGACTTAGGAGACTGCTGTTGTGTAGTACTCTAATCCATATAGCCAACCCTGCTTACTAGAACAAAGCCTGTTCTTGTTATTTTGTTAGTGAGGTGGTTAATGGCTTTACCATGATCTATTTTTAACACTCTACCATGACTTCTAAGTAGTTTCTGCCAATATACATCCATTTTGACGTGCAGTTTCTTAACTCTGTTGTTAGAGTTGTCATTCTCCCTCACCTACCCTGCCACCCTGGCTCCCATTTTCTTAAATAACCAAAAGTACTTTTACCATGATTGTTTTCAGTTGCCTTATCTGAGTATTTTGAGGAAGGAGATTTTAATGGCTATAACTACTATTATTTACACTCTAATCAATTTTATGTTtaacatattttatttgttacttGCAGTTCCATAAATGGTTTGATGATGCATTAGCTGCTGGTCTGAAGGAACCAAATGCTATGGCATTGTCAACTGTAGGGAAGGATGGAAAACCGTAAGTTCTGCCTCTCTGGTTTCATGTTAAATTGTTCTTCTATACTTCCATGATATCTGAACTAATACTTCTAAATTTCTCTAATTCTCTTGGCTGTAGCTCATCAAGAATGGTATTGCTAAAAGCTGTGGACAAGGATGGTTTTGTGTGGTCAGTAAGAATCTGTTATTTTTGCGTTAGTGCAGATTTCTCCATTCTGTTCGGCAAATGATTATTTGTGTTCACCCACCACAATTACTTTGCACAGGTACACAAACTATGAAAGTCATAAGGCACGTGATTTATCTGAAAATCCTCATGCTTCACTTCTTTTTTACTGGGATGGTCTAAACAGACAGGTAACTATTGTTTTCATTCTTGATGGCCTTGTCGTCATAATTATTTGTTTTGCCATGTGTTTAAGGATGAAAGTTAATTTTTCATGGCACACGGTCTCATGCTTCCATTTGGGAAGCCAATGTCATAAAACATGATATAATGTACTCTACTCAGCAAACAAAATGAGGATAAGTATGGAATTTCATAGAAGAGAACATTTAGTTGTTGATGTAAAATTCTTTCAGATGATAACATAGTATACTTCCTTCATTGAACGGTTAATCAACATATTATATTTCCTTAATCTACAGaaattgtatttatttatttttttgcaaATGAAGATTGTGGATTAGTCTTTAATCACTTATAATTGTAAGTTTACAGAGCTTGAACTGTAGTTTTTGTACGAATTTAACGTGATGCATTGAGTCTCAATAATCGAAACACCATCTTATGTAGTTTCTTGTTGCTTTTCCTAGGTAAGAGTGGAGGGGTCTGTTCAGAAAGTATCTGATGAGGAATCAGAGCAGTATTTCCATAGCCGTCCTAGAGGAAGTCAGCTTGGAGCAATAGTTAGTAAGCAGGTCTACAACTGCTTCGCCTGGATTAATCTAGTGGTTGTTACATATAGAAATCATATATGTATACTTATTGTATCAACTTCTTGATGTTTAGAGTTCTGTAGTGCCTGGAAGGCATGTTCTTCATCAGGAGTACAAAGAGCTTGAGCAAAAATTTTCTGATGGGTAAGTTATTTAACTGTGTTTTGACTCGGTGTTAGTTTTGAATTCTGATAAAATTTTCTAATCTCTAATTTCAACTTGGAATTCTAATGTGTTCAATCTTTCATTTGGCTAAGGCTATGCCCCTGCTAAGTCACTCCAGGGGAGCTggaaataatttatttattttttcttgcaGAAGTTTGATCCCTAAACCTAAGAATTGGGGAGGATACAGGCTAACACCAGAGCTTTTTGAATTTTGGCAAGGACAGCAATCTCGCTTGCATGACAGGTGTGGGCTGTTCCCTCGTTTATGACAGGTTGCTTGTTTTCAAATTTCATGTCTTTAAGTGGAAGACACAAAAAGTATCCATGTTCGCAAGTAAATAATGACCTCGAAGCCAATAGGCGTTGGATTTTCAATGCACTAGTTATGTTCAGGGTCCATGCCATATGCATATGCTATCAATTTGAGTTTGATCCATCCTAGTCTTGCTACTTGATGATAACTTTGAAAAACAATCTCTCTCATCTAACTTTAAACTTTTCATGTATTATTTTTCCAAACTAGGTTGCTTAGATGAGTTTATGACGCTTATACAGTTATACTGAAAATCAGCTCTTATTAACTCCTACTAATCCGTTAGTCCCTCATTAGTCATTGATCCCTTTTTAAGGTTCCTTATGGTAAtttgctttttgcttgatcCTAATTTTGTTAACCCTCAAGATCAGAACCAGTTGCATTTTCAGTTTCAGATATTGCTTGATGTAAATCTCTCATGAGAATTTCAGATTGATTTTTCATGCGTGTTTTTCGACAGGTTACAATATTCTCCCCACGAGGTCAATGGACAGAAAGTGTGGAAGGTTGAGCGGTTGGCCCCCTAATCTAATTTTTTCAATATATGTCAATGAAAAGTAAGAGGTTTTTTCAGCATTTATCTCAGGCCTCAAGTACAGAAATTTTTCAGATGGATGAGCTTTGAAAATTTGTAGAATTTACAATTAAAAGTGACATACAATTATACAaagacaataataataatgctgaAAGAAGGCTGGGATATCAAATCTAATAAATAGATCTGTTTATATCAAATCTATGATATGACCGAATTATATGCATTTCAGTATTGGCAAGTACGGAAAAtttttccattatcttcaaagtCCAAAGGTTTCCTTTAAAGAATGTAAACGATAATAATGATGTAAATGTTTACCTTGTTCCATACCGGTTGGTACTCGGTAGAATTTGAATGGATGTTGCTCTCACAGAGTTACAGTAGGTTTTAGGATATGTTCGATAAACAGCTCTAACACATGTATACAagtataatattatattattactgGCAAATTCTGATGTTCTATTTTATCATTCTTTTTTGGCCCCCCAACAAAATCTGAATCTCATCATAGTCCCTTGGATGTAGCATCCTGAATTATTCGATATTACAGCACCACACTTTTGACTAAATGTTTCAATAATACCACTCTAGTGATGACTGATGAAAAGATTTACTGGTGGATCTTAATTTGTTTGAGCCAGAATGCCAAATAATCAATGATAACCTTTTCCCCCCAGTTATGGGTACCATTATTGATATTCCTGAAATGAAGGGTGAAATAAAGATGCAACATATTTGGTTGTTTTGAGTATAGTAGCCTGTATCATTTATCCACTGATCTTCCTTCACAACTTCAAAAAGCAGATTCTGGTGTGAGGGAGGAAAAGTTGCATTAATAACACAAATTTTCTATTCAAATGAAGCCTTTATttaattctttttcattttcacaTCCAAAGATGCAAAAAGCTTTAATTTTCCAAAAGCTTGGACCCTTATTCTATAGTAAGAGTACACTAACACTAGTATTTCATTTAGTTAAGGTTGATCATGATTCATTGCTAAATTGGGGTCCACCATGAATTTAGAACCACCAAATTTCCAATCTTTTTATGCTCCCTCTCCTCATCCTTTTGACCAAATTGAAGCTACTAACACATGACAATCACACAGCTTGATTCATTGAAGGCAAAGTGACCCACCCCCCTGACttgacaaaaagaaaaatggttCCAATGAGTTTCAAAACGCTCAGAGTACTGTTTTACATGTCACGCTTGAAAGATAGATATCAATATGTGCTTGAGAGTTTCTAACCATTCTAAAGGAGTTATGATTGGAATGCtcttttccctctctttcaAATCATGCACCAAACCAACCAATAAATAACCCTTTTTAGCCTTAATGGAATTTGAATTGTAACTTGTGTGGCTTCAAGCCTTAGTTTTTTCTATATATTCCGCAAATGGGGGAGCTGTTTGTTAGAACTAATGAGTTTTCATCATTAGGAAATAACTGCATCTATACCAGATTGTGCTTCTTCTTAAACACCATAATCAGGCCCTGCCCACCATCCATGGAGGATCATCCATTTCTCGATTTTCTAGTCCGGACCCATTCCTCAAGAGGCCTTCAATTATCACATTTATGTACATTTTAAAtatggtgaaaactcaggtgaagtCGACTTTATATGAAGTTGATACCTGAGAGTCGAGACTGTACCTAAATTTTCACCTAATAATATACGGTAACGCCATAATTTGCTTAAATTAGTATTCATTAGCTATtgtaatatttaataaatattaaataaaataaattctgattttttttgttaatagttTTTTCTTACCAAACTAAATATATTTCTCGGTATAAAAATGGGTAAAGAATTATAAGTTAAGTTTTAAAGTGATTTTGGAATTAGTtgtgtatattaaaataataatctCAATTACACTGATTACATTTTTAAGATTGACCATAATAACATGATGAATCACATGTTTAAACTTAGGTTGCTTG is a window encoding:
- the LOC130944763 gene encoding pyridoxine/pyridoxamine 5'-phosphate oxidase 1, chloroplastic isoform X2, with translation MLSLVRKGRSSIMTSCSLFLTSFNYYSLPLLSHSRYNTLSRAPTLSRALAYPQPFPATMLPPGFRALSNNFSTTTEASGTMDSSVSVTYLSQRQAAEIDDTLMGPLGFSVDQLMELAGLSVATSIAEVYKPGEYNRVLVICGPGNNGGDGLVAARHLHHFGYKPSVCYPKRTPKPLYEGLVTQLEALSIPFLSVEDLPSDLSSDFSILIDAMFGFSFHGSPRPPFDDLIQRFVTLQNYNQSGPKRSVIVSVDIPSGWHVEEGDINGIGLQPDMLISLTAPKLCAKKFSGPHHFLGGRFVPPAIAEKYKLLLPQYPGTSMCVRIGKPPKIDISALRENYISPEFLEEQVEADPINQFHKWFDDALAAGLKEPNAMALSTVGKDGKPSSRMVLLKAVDKDGFVWYTNYESHKARDLSENPHASLLFYWDGLNRQVRVEGSVQKVSDEESEQYFHSRPRGSQLGAIVSKQSSVVPGRHVLHQEYKELEQKFSDGSLIPKPKNWGGYRLTPELFEFWQGQQSRLHDRCGLFPRL
- the LOC130944763 gene encoding pyridoxine/pyridoxamine 5'-phosphate oxidase 1, chloroplastic isoform X1, which produces MLSLVRKGRSSIMTSCSLFLTSFNYYSLPLLSHSRYNTLSRAPTLSRALAYPQPFPATMLPPGFRALSNNFSTTTEASGTMDSSVSVTYLSQRQAAEIDDTLMGPLGFSVDQLMELAGLSVATSIAEVYKPGEYNRVLVICGPGNNGGDGLVAARHLHHFGYKPSVCYPKRTPKPLYEGLVTQLEALSIPFLSVEDLPSDLSSDFSILIDAMFGFSFHGSPRPPFDDLIQRFVTLQNYNQSGPKRSVIVSVDIPSGWHVEEGDINGIGLQPDMLISLTAPKLCAKKFSGPHHFLGGRFVPPAIAEKYKLLLPQYPGTSMCVRIGKPPKIDISALRENYISPEFLEEQVEADPINQFHKWFDDALAAGLKEPNAMALSTVGKDGKPSSRMVLLKAVDKDGFVWYTNYESHKARDLSENPHASLLFYWDGLNRQVRVEGSVQKVSDEESEQYFHSRPRGSQLGAIVSKQSSVVPGRHVLHQEYKELEQKFSDGSLIPKPKNWGGYRLTPELFEFWQGQQSRLHDRLQYSPHEVNGQKVWKVERLAP